The Oscillospiraceae bacterium genome has a segment encoding these proteins:
- a CDS encoding penicillin-binding transpeptidase domain-containing protein translates to MQSRYKSTRSVIALLLVAVMIIGFSATLYKIQVRDHEYYAAQNNTVKTYKVAIEAARGEIVDRNGNALVTNRETNSIILDAAYFPAATENDKRNAILQNLIALFQKNGEEYTQNLPLKLKSGKIVFSGKKTDIATMKSADMFNLQPYATAQNCYDAMVEKYGLEQYDTKTALQIGNLRYELTRLQFSISTPVVIADQVSSETVAAIKEDKDRYLGADVQVVTHREYTDSTLAPHILGTVRKINAEEYTQLKGKGYGIHDQIGESGIESAMESALRGTPGEKTITVDKDGHVTEEITKAPVQGNTVVLTIDRDLQALAQKELKKVCDKTDLYNSAGAVVVQDVNTGAVLASASYPTFDLADYYDKYEQLATNRRRPLWSRFALGTYAPGSTFKPMMAVASLEEGAITRSTIFNCGGLFRYYDQTFQCLNKNAHGGENVETALRDSCNIFFYNCAKRLGITKMNEYASAFGLGQKTGVEIAESAGTLAGPEEREAAGGVWQSGDTIQAGIGQSDNLFTPLQLSNYCATVANGGTRYQLHLVQSLIDNSSGTVTETQPKIEESLDLHKSTLTAVKSGMRLVATQGAPSLIFNQLRTEVAAKTGTSQVFVNGVKKNNGFLITFAPYDNPEISVASVVELAGSGTSTAEITSSIIKYWYQNNTDEKTNQKTGALLN, encoded by the coding sequence ATGCAAAGTCGATACAAAAGCACCCGTTCGGTCATTGCCCTGCTGCTGGTGGCAGTGATGATCATCGGCTTCTCCGCCACGCTATATAAAATCCAAGTTCGGGATCACGAATACTACGCCGCCCAAAACAATACGGTCAAGACCTACAAGGTCGCCATTGAGGCCGCCCGAGGCGAGATCGTAGACCGCAACGGCAACGCCCTGGTCACCAACCGGGAGACCAACTCCATTATTCTGGACGCTGCCTACTTCCCTGCCGCTACGGAAAACGACAAGCGCAACGCCATTTTGCAAAATCTCATTGCGCTGTTTCAGAAAAACGGTGAGGAATACACCCAAAATCTGCCCTTAAAGCTGAAAAGCGGCAAAATCGTCTTTTCCGGTAAAAAAACGGACATTGCCACTATGAAAAGTGCGGATATGTTCAACCTGCAACCCTACGCCACAGCACAAAACTGCTATGACGCTATGGTGGAGAAGTACGGTCTGGAGCAATACGACACCAAGACCGCCCTGCAAATCGGCAACCTGCGCTACGAGCTGACCCGGCTGCAATTCTCCATCAGCACCCCGGTAGTGATCGCCGACCAGGTGAGCAGCGAGACGGTAGCCGCCATTAAAGAGGACAAGGACCGTTACCTGGGTGCCGATGTACAGGTGGTGACCCACCGGGAATATACGGACTCCACCCTGGCGCCCCACATTCTGGGCACCGTACGCAAGATCAACGCAGAGGAGTACACCCAGCTGAAAGGCAAAGGCTACGGCATTCACGACCAGATCGGCGAAAGCGGGATTGAAAGCGCCATGGAGAGTGCTCTGCGGGGCACCCCCGGCGAAAAGACCATTACCGTAGACAAGGACGGCCATGTAACCGAGGAGATCACCAAAGCCCCGGTACAGGGCAACACGGTGGTGCTGACCATTGACCGTGACCTGCAAGCCCTGGCCCAAAAAGAGCTGAAAAAGGTCTGCGACAAAACGGATCTTTACAATTCTGCCGGCGCCGTGGTGGTGCAGGATGTAAACACCGGCGCGGTACTGGCATCCGCCAGTTATCCCACCTTCGACCTGGCGGATTACTATGACAAATATGAGCAGCTGGCCACCAATCGGCGGCGGCCCTTGTGGAGCCGCTTTGCCCTGGGTACCTACGCCCCCGGCTCTACCTTTAAGCCCATGATGGCAGTGGCCTCCCTGGAGGAGGGCGCCATCACCCGCAGCACCATCTTCAACTGCGGCGGTCTGTTTCGCTATTATGACCAGACCTTCCAGTGCCTGAACAAAAACGCCCACGGCGGCGAGAATGTGGAGACCGCCCTGCGCGACAGCTGTAACATCTTCTTTTACAACTGTGCCAAGCGCCTGGGCATTACCAAGATGAACGAGTACGCCAGTGCCTTTGGCCTGGGACAAAAGACCGGCGTGGAGATCGCCGAGTCTGCCGGTACTCTGGCCGGGCCGGAGGAGCGTGAAGCTGCCGGCGGCGTGTGGCAAAGCGGTGATACCATTCAGGCAGGTATCGGCCAGTCTGACAACCTGTTTACCCCCTTACAGTTGAGTAACTACTGCGCCACTGTGGCCAACGGCGGCACCCGCTACCAGCTGCACCTGGTGCAGAGCCTGATTGACAACAGCAGCGGCACTGTCACCGAGACTCAGCCCAAGATAGAGGAGAGCCTGGATCTGCACAAATCCACCCTTACTGCCGTTAAGAGCGGTATGCGCCTGGTGGCAACGCAAGGTGCACCCTCGCTAATCTTCAACCAGCTGCGCACCGAAGTGGCCGCCAAAACCGGTACATCGCAGGTGTTCGTCAATGGTGTGAAGAAGAACAACGGCTTTCTGATCACCTTTGCCCCCTATGACAATCCGGAGATCTCCGTGGCCTCCGTGGTAGAGCTGGCAGGCAGCGGTACTTCCACCGCAGAGATCACCTCTTCCATCATCAAATACTGGTATCAGAACAATACGGACGAAAAAACCAATCAAAAAACCGGTGCCCTGCTGAACTGA
- the mreD gene encoding rod shape-determining protein MreD: protein MELTTHQKTVKYTAYCLIIAVAGLLQNTPGLFWQIGSARCFLLLPVTLLLVMGERELPAALLGLFAGCVWDLHAAKSAGFNALFFMLLCFGVSAVMERYIRSTFVTHMLFALPAPFLYGLLYWLCFILIKGVDGGTNTLFTFYLPCALYTAVAAPILWFLLRPLRQRLNRKALQ, encoded by the coding sequence ATGGAACTGACAACACATCAAAAGACGGTGAAATACACGGCCTACTGTTTGATAATCGCCGTCGCCGGCCTGTTGCAGAATACCCCCGGCCTGTTTTGGCAAATCGGCAGCGCCCGCTGCTTTTTGCTGCTGCCGGTGACCCTGTTGCTGGTCATGGGCGAGCGGGAGCTGCCCGCCGCACTGCTGGGACTGTTTGCCGGGTGCGTGTGGGACCTGCACGCGGCCAAATCCGCCGGGTTCAACGCCCTGTTTTTTATGCTGCTGTGCTTTGGCGTGTCCGCAGTGATGGAGCGCTATATTCGCAGCACCTTTGTAACCCACATGCTGTTTGCTCTGCCGGCGCCCTTCCTGTACGGTCTGCTGTACTGGCTGTGCTTTATTCTCATTAAGGGCGTGGACGGCGGCACAAACACCCTGTTCACCTTTTACCTACCCTGTGCCCTGTACACAGCGGTCGCTGCCCCCATTCTTTGGTTTCTGCTGCGACCCCTGCGCCAGCGGCTGAACCGCAAGGCCCTGCAATAA
- a CDS encoding rod shape-determining protein MreC: MKAFWKSRPVKTVGILAALLVLGMLIAAATGHGETAQSGVLGTVFAPAHWAAEKISDGLATLSGNAKGNTEYEKKIDELQRQLGEMQEQLADYKNIKSQNEEYKEALELKNENSGFQYVAADVVGRDSADPYLSFTISKGAVNGVKENDAVLYGRYLIGIVKKAYPTYSIVTTVLDPDFSVSAYDINSGEVSYVTGDAKLAADGCCKFENLSTSTDITYGSIIASAGISSKLPKGLIIGTVEEVADETTNISTYAIVKPGTDIANITDCLVLTGFTPAKGGK, from the coding sequence ATGAAAGCATTTTGGAAAAGCCGCCCGGTGAAGACCGTAGGCATACTGGCAGCACTCCTGGTGCTGGGTATGCTCATTGCGGCAGCCACCGGCCACGGCGAGACCGCCCAAAGCGGCGTACTGGGTACCGTCTTTGCCCCCGCCCACTGGGCTGCGGAGAAGATCAGCGACGGGCTGGCCACCCTCTCCGGCAACGCCAAGGGCAATACCGAATACGAAAAGAAAATTGACGAGCTGCAACGCCAACTGGGCGAAATGCAGGAGCAGCTGGCGGATTATAAAAATATCAAGAGCCAAAATGAGGAGTACAAAGAGGCACTGGAGCTGAAAAACGAGAACAGCGGTTTTCAGTATGTGGCTGCCGATGTGGTAGGCCGGGACAGCGCAGATCCGTATCTCAGCTTTACCATCAGCAAAGGCGCCGTCAACGGAGTCAAGGAGAACGATGCGGTACTTTACGGCCGCTATCTGATCGGCATTGTGAAGAAAGCCTATCCCACATACAGCATCGTTACCACGGTGCTGGACCCGGACTTTTCCGTCTCTGCCTACGACATCAACTCCGGCGAGGTCAGCTATGTAACCGGCGACGCCAAGCTGGCGGCGGACGGCTGCTGCAAGTTTGAGAACCTGAGCACCTCTACGGACATTACCTACGGCTCCATCATTGCCAGCGCAGGCATCAGCTCTAAACTGCCCAAGGGCCTGATCATTGGCACGGTGGAGGAGGTGGCGGACGAGACCACCAACATCAGCACCTACGCCATTGTCAAGCCCGGCACGGATATTGCCAATATTACCGACTGCCTGGTGCTCACCGGCTTTACCCCCGCTAAGGGAGGCAAGTAA
- a CDS encoding rod shape-determining protein, protein MILSRDIGIDLGTATTMICDRKGRIIVREPSVVAVDVKTKRVVATGTQAKQMIGRTPGSIVAVRPLKNGVIADFDMTADMLHSFIFRSDKRSMFSKTRVVISVPSGVTEVERRAVEDAVRSAGAQDVELIDEPMAAALGAGLPVYEPTGSMIVDIGGGTTDVAVLSLGGIAACKSIKVGGEAMDEAIIDYIKKHHNLLIGEPMAEEIKLKIGSAAPYDGEGAMEVRGRNLTDGLPGAMEITSAQVREILTEPVQEIIRAIKETLEVTLPELAADIMDRGIYLTGGSSTLRGLADLIEQETKIKIHIPDAPTDCVAIGTSIKLRRAR, encoded by the coding sequence ATGATTTTGTCAAGAGATATCGGTATCGACTTGGGTACTGCCACCACCATGATCTGCGACCGCAAGGGCCGCATTATTGTGCGGGAGCCCAGCGTGGTAGCCGTAGATGTAAAGACCAAGCGGGTGGTTGCCACCGGCACCCAGGCCAAGCAGATGATCGGCCGCACCCCCGGCTCCATTGTGGCCGTGCGACCGCTGAAAAACGGCGTCATCGCCGACTTTGATATGACCGCGGATATGCTGCACAGCTTTATTTTCCGCTCGGACAAGCGCTCCATGTTTTCCAAGACCCGGGTGGTCATCAGCGTGCCCTCCGGGGTCACCGAGGTAGAGCGCCGTGCGGTGGAGGACGCGGTACGCAGCGCCGGTGCGCAGGATGTGGAGCTGATCGACGAGCCCATGGCCGCAGCGCTGGGCGCCGGTCTGCCGGTATATGAGCCTACCGGCTCCATGATCGTAGACATCGGCGGCGGTACCACCGATGTGGCGGTGCTGAGCCTGGGCGGCATTGCAGCCTGCAAGAGCATTAAAGTAGGCGGCGAGGCCATGGACGAGGCCATCATCGACTATATCAAAAAGCACCACAACCTGCTTATCGGCGAGCCTATGGCGGAGGAGATTAAACTGAAGATCGGCTCTGCCGCACCCTATGACGGCGAGGGCGCTATGGAAGTGCGGGGACGCAACCTGACAGACGGCCTGCCCGGCGCCATGGAGATCACCAGCGCCCAGGTACGGGAAATCTTGACCGAGCCGGTGCAGGAGATCATCCGTGCCATTAAGGAGACCCTGGAGGTGACCCTGCCGGAACTGGCAGCGGACATTATGGACCGGGGCATTTACTTGACCGGCGGCTCCAGCACCCTGCGGGGGCTGGCGGACCTGATCGAGCAGGAAACGAAAATCAAAATTCACATTCCGGACGCCCCCACCGACTGCGTGGCTATCGGCACCTCCATCAAACTGAGAAGGGCGAGATAA
- a CDS encoding helix-turn-helix domain-containing protein — MKQITFGEYKNVIGKVLARIRTERGLSQSELAAKMQVLGVNIDQQMISKIERNQRQVTDYEFACFSLCLKVDTSEFLQDFYTNLKGKGSR, encoded by the coding sequence ATGAAACAAATCACATTCGGTGAATATAAAAATGTTATTGGAAAAGTTCTTGCACGCATTCGGACGGAGCGTGGGCTTTCTCAAAGTGAATTGGCAGCAAAAATGCAGGTTTTGGGCGTAAATATTGACCAGCAGATGATTAGTAAAATTGAACGAAATCAAAGACAAGTTACAGATTATGAATTTGCTTGTTTTAGTTTGTGCTTGAAAGTAGATACATCCGAATTTTTACAAGACTTTTACACAAACCTTAAAGGAAAGGGTAGCAGGTAG
- a CDS encoding glycerophosphodiester phosphodiesterase family protein, translating to MAETLQKTKKKAGRKKHRAGRIVLAVLGVLILAIVITDVVVCHHRSDPDHIQTYDTQNPYVLEQTDISGHRSGGGIEPEETLRAFKNCAENPDFSIDVFEFDLHVTKDDVLVLLHDDTVDRTSDSQQVFGEKDVRPENKTYDELRQLNMGAQFETESGEKPYANLHGDQVPDDLRILRVEDALDYLIAQGKGEYKYIIEIKNSGDLGTHGVDLLYNIMKERGIIDRVIFGTFHKEVSAYVDATYKDMTRSTSIAEVAEFWAAALRNDENYTPPCKVLQIPYCAPYKNLGFNLGTATVINYAHAHDMAVQYWTVNDPEDMAYLVDLGADCIMSDYPDKLYDTMQDKA from the coding sequence ATGGCGGAGACGCTGCAAAAAACCAAGAAGAAAGCCGGGCGGAAAAAACACCGTGCCGGTCGCATTGTGCTGGCGGTACTGGGGGTACTGATCCTGGCCATTGTGATTACGGATGTGGTGGTGTGCCACCATCGGTCGGACCCGGACCACATTCAAACGTACGACACCCAAAACCCGTATGTTTTGGAACAGACAGACATTTCCGGCCACCGCAGCGGCGGCGGGATCGAACCGGAGGAGACTCTGCGTGCCTTTAAGAATTGCGCCGAGAACCCGGACTTCTCCATTGATGTGTTTGAGTTTGATCTGCATGTCACCAAGGACGATGTGCTGGTGCTGCTTCATGACGACACGGTGGACCGCACCTCGGACAGCCAGCAGGTGTTTGGCGAGAAAGATGTGCGCCCGGAGAACAAGACTTATGACGAACTGCGCCAGTTGAATATGGGCGCTCAGTTTGAGACGGAAAGCGGCGAAAAGCCCTATGCGAACCTGCATGGGGATCAGGTGCCGGACGATCTGCGTATTTTGCGGGTGGAGGACGCGTTGGATTACCTGATCGCACAGGGCAAGGGCGAATATAAGTATATTATCGAGATTAAAAACAGCGGCGATTTGGGCACCCACGGTGTGGACCTGCTCTATAATATTATGAAAGAGCGCGGAATTATCGACCGGGTGATCTTCGGCACCTTCCATAAGGAAGTGAGCGCCTATGTGGACGCCACTTATAAGGATATGACCCGCAGCACTTCCATTGCCGAGGTGGCGGAATTCTGGGCTGCAGCCCTGCGCAATGACGAGAATTACACGCCGCCCTGCAAGGTGCTGCAAATTCCCTATTGCGCGCCGTACAAGAACCTGGGCTTCAACCTGGGCACAGCCACGGTAATCAATTATGCCCACGCCCACGATATGGCCGTGCAGTATTGGACAGTGAACGACCCGGAGGACATGGCCTACCTGGTGGATTTGGGCGCCGATTGCATTATGTCCGATTACCCGGATAAGCTTTATGATACCATGCAGGATAAGGCGTAA
- a CDS encoding amino acid ABC transporter ATP-binding protein, translating into MIKVSDLHKSFGKLEVLKGIDENIEKGEKIVVIGPSGSGKSTFLRCLNLLETPTSGQIWFDGQCITDKKTDINRVRRSMGMVFQHFNLFNNKTVLGNITLAPIQLKLMNKEEANENALRLLDRIGLRDKADAYPSMLSGGQKQRIAIVRSLAMNPKVMLFDEPTSALDPEMVGEVLDLMKELANDGMTMVVVTHEMGFAKEVASRVLFMDDGKVLEEGTPTNIFDHPKAERLTTFLDKVL; encoded by the coding sequence GTGATAAAGGTATCTGACCTGCACAAAAGCTTTGGTAAGCTGGAAGTGCTGAAAGGCATAGACGAAAACATCGAAAAGGGCGAAAAGATCGTAGTGATCGGCCCCTCCGGCTCTGGCAAGAGCACCTTTTTGCGGTGCCTGAATTTGCTGGAAACCCCCACCTCCGGTCAAATCTGGTTTGACGGCCAGTGCATTACGGATAAAAAGACGGACATCAACCGGGTGCGCCGCAGTATGGGCATGGTGTTTCAGCACTTTAACCTGTTTAACAACAAGACCGTGCTGGGCAACATTACCCTGGCCCCCATTCAGCTGAAGCTGATGAACAAGGAGGAGGCCAACGAGAACGCCCTGCGCCTGCTGGATCGGATCGGCCTGCGGGATAAGGCAGACGCCTATCCCTCCATGCTTTCCGGCGGCCAAAAGCAGCGAATCGCCATCGTGCGCTCTCTGGCCATGAACCCTAAGGTGATGCTCTTTGATGAGCCCACCTCCGCCCTGGACCCGGAAATGGTGGGTGAGGTGCTGGATCTGATGAAAGAACTGGCCAACGACGGTATGACCATGGTGGTGGTCACCCACGAGATGGGCTTTGCCAAGGAGGTTGCCAGCCGGGTGCTGTTTATGGACGACGGCAAGGTGCTGGAAGAAGGCACCCCCACGAATATATTCGACCACCCCAAGGCCGAGCGCCTAACCACCTTCCTGGATAAGGTACTGTAA
- a CDS encoding amino acid ABC transporter permease, protein MDNFSNKVQVFLDYFIHHDGYKTVLLGLRNTAEIAMLGLLIGIVFGTVIATTRVIPRTNPVAKFFNGLSGLYVGLFRGTPIVVQLLVFYYVLMPLMNLHMNSVAVAVVVFGMNSAAYISEIMRAGILSVDSGQMEGGRAIGLSYATTMMKIVIPQAVKNILPTLGNEFISLIKETSVVSFVGAMDLYVAFNRIGSNSYEFMIPYLVMALIYIVIVLVITLGIKLMERSLRKSDKGI, encoded by the coding sequence ATGGATAATTTTAGCAACAAAGTTCAGGTTTTCCTTGACTACTTTATTCATCACGACGGCTACAAGACGGTACTGCTTGGCCTGCGCAATACGGCGGAGATCGCCATGCTGGGCCTGCTGATCGGTATCGTTTTCGGCACCGTGATCGCCACCACCCGGGTTATTCCACGCACCAATCCGGTGGCTAAGTTCTTTAACGGTCTGTCCGGGCTGTATGTGGGCCTGTTCCGAGGCACCCCCATTGTGGTACAGCTGCTGGTATTCTACTATGTGCTGATGCCGCTGATGAACCTGCACATGAACTCCGTGGCCGTAGCCGTGGTGGTCTTCGGTATGAACTCCGCCGCCTATATCTCCGAAATCATGCGCGCCGGTATTCTGTCCGTAGACAGTGGGCAGATGGAGGGCGGCCGGGCCATTGGTCTGAGCTACGCCACCACCATGATGAAGATTGTAATTCCCCAAGCGGTCAAGAATATTTTGCCCACGCTGGGCAACGAGTTTATCTCGCTGATCAAAGAGACCTCGGTGGTCAGCTTCGTAGGCGCTATGGACCTGTATGTTGCGTTTAACCGCATTGGCTCCAACAGCTACGAATTTATGATCCCCTACTTGGTGATGGCTCTGATCTACATTGTGATCGTACTGGTAATCACCCTGGGCATTAAGTTGATGGAAAGGAGCCTGAGAAAAAGTGATAAAGGTATCTGA